The following are encoded together in the Thalassoroseus pseudoceratinae genome:
- a CDS encoding glycosyltransferase — protein MKVSVAICTWNRDSLLEKTLLEMRSLKVPCDVSWELLVVNNNCSDDTDGVVGRLSDELPIRLLHEPKPGQSNARNCAIRKAEGELLIWTDDDVLVDSDWISQYVRAAEAHPEADFFGGTVDPYFEQKPPRWLLNELVYLGSVYALRQLDAKVRPFRGDEIPMGANMAFRTKILRKENFDPRLGNAGNNNLRGDDAELLRRLMVEGYRGLWVGPARVRHFVPRHRMTRRYVWKWFEGSGRSSVLRNGKDNSSRLFGAPRWAFRKLLESGTETILRYPRRDDRWLKAFCNTATMLGVIRQHRADESVSNGNLKQNNSEAR, from the coding sequence ATGAAGGTTAGTGTCGCAATTTGTACTTGGAATCGTGACTCACTTTTGGAGAAAACGCTGCTGGAAATGCGGTCCCTCAAAGTTCCATGTGACGTCAGTTGGGAACTACTAGTTGTTAACAACAACTGCAGCGACGATACTGATGGTGTTGTTGGAAGGCTTTCCGACGAATTGCCGATCCGATTGCTTCACGAGCCAAAGCCGGGCCAATCGAACGCCCGAAACTGCGCAATTCGCAAAGCCGAAGGCGAATTGTTAATCTGGACTGATGACGATGTCTTGGTCGACAGCGACTGGATTAGTCAATATGTGCGTGCAGCCGAGGCTCATCCAGAAGCGGATTTCTTTGGAGGTACCGTTGATCCATATTTCGAGCAGAAGCCGCCCCGTTGGCTTCTCAACGAACTTGTGTATCTTGGCAGCGTCTATGCCCTAAGGCAACTTGATGCGAAAGTCAGACCGTTCCGTGGAGATGAGATCCCGATGGGCGCGAACATGGCTTTCCGCACCAAAATCCTCCGAAAAGAAAATTTTGACCCACGCCTTGGTAACGCAGGCAACAACAATCTTCGTGGAGATGATGCCGAGCTGCTTCGCCGTTTAATGGTGGAGGGATATCGAGGGTTATGGGTTGGACCGGCGCGTGTGCGTCATTTCGTGCCGAGGCACAGAATGACGCGACGGTACGTTTGGAAGTGGTTTGAAGGTAGTGGCCGCTCAAGCGTATTGCGAAATGGAAAAGACAATAGCTCGCGATTGTTCGGTGCGCCTCGCTGGGCTTTTAGAAAATTGTTAGAATCTGGGACCGAGACCATTCTTCGGTACCCTCGTCGAGACGATCGATGGCTGAAAGCGTTCTGCAATACGGCGACGATGCTCGGTGTTATCCGCCAACACCGTGCAGACGAAAGCGTGAGCAACGGCAACCTTAAACAAAACAACAGCGAGGCACGATAA
- a CDS encoding glycosyltransferase family 4 protein, which translates to MPSMLVVVPSFPVVTQTFVLREIVSIRDAGWEVHVLTCSTGDATAWDQAKHFGISQEHVHVLNWRTCKLFSIRTVMELSKPIARKAADFAHYGFTLGLRRLNYFHQLSHVKAIQSVDIVHCHFTEAAADTGVGLAQILKRPLTILAHDSFLEKASATGLRKIQRAASIVFCVSKGWVKVWEKATGSNDKLQYMPNSIDIDEFESAATMMAEKSREVVPRTLRAITIGHFHGGKRQGDLVRAAALLKEEGVCLNCTMVGDGPERREVEALAVKYGIETQVVFLGSLTHREVREQLVHADVLVHCSQQESFGIVIIEAMGASLPVVASHTIGADDSVLENVTGHLYKVGDIGTLARRLADLAKDRQRLHSLGLAGRKRVEKLFAWDNRMAQMFNEWQSVIRIHRQNLRTRL; encoded by the coding sequence ATGCCCTCGATGTTGGTTGTCGTTCCAAGCTTCCCAGTAGTCACCCAAACATTCGTACTCCGGGAGATCGTCTCAATCCGCGATGCCGGTTGGGAAGTTCACGTATTAACTTGTTCGACTGGTGACGCGACTGCTTGGGATCAAGCAAAACATTTCGGTATCTCGCAAGAACATGTTCATGTTCTGAACTGGCGAACTTGTAAACTCTTTTCAATACGTACCGTGATGGAACTCTCTAAACCAATTGCGCGGAAAGCAGCTGACTTCGCTCATTATGGTTTCACGCTTGGGCTGAGGCGACTGAATTACTTTCACCAGCTATCTCACGTCAAAGCAATCCAATCCGTCGACATCGTACATTGCCACTTCACGGAAGCTGCTGCCGACACTGGAGTCGGTTTGGCTCAAATCCTGAAACGTCCGTTAACGATCCTTGCACATGACAGTTTTCTTGAAAAAGCTTCTGCCACAGGCCTAAGAAAAATCCAGAGGGCTGCCTCCATAGTTTTTTGCGTGAGTAAGGGATGGGTGAAGGTTTGGGAAAAAGCAACAGGCTCAAATGACAAGTTGCAATACATGCCGAATTCCATCGATATTGATGAGTTCGAATCCGCTGCTACCATGATGGCAGAGAAATCAAGAGAGGTCGTTCCACGAACTTTAAGAGCAATAACAATCGGTCATTTCCATGGCGGCAAGCGACAGGGTGATCTCGTTCGCGCGGCGGCCCTTCTTAAAGAAGAGGGTGTTTGCCTAAACTGCACTATGGTAGGGGATGGTCCTGAACGCCGTGAGGTCGAGGCCTTGGCTGTAAAATATGGAATTGAAACTCAAGTCGTTTTTTTAGGCTCGCTCACGCATAGAGAAGTTCGTGAACAGCTAGTCCATGCAGACGTACTAGTGCATTGCAGTCAGCAAGAATCTTTTGGCATAGTAATAATCGAAGCCATGGGAGCTTCCTTACCGGTTGTAGCGAGCCATACTATCGGCGCAGATGATTCCGTCCTGGAGAATGTAACTGGACATCTATATAAAGTTGGAGACATCGGAACGCTCGCCCGCCGCTTGGCTGACTTGGCAAAAGACCGGCAACGGCTTCACTCACTGGGACTGGCCGGTCGTAAACGTGTAGAGAAACTGTTCGCCTGGGATAATCGAATGGCACAAATGTTTAATGAGTGGCAGTCGGTTATCCGCATACACCGTCAGAACTTAAGAACACGACTTTGA
- a CDS encoding glycosyltransferase family 4 protein — MHCNEHDIYPFGRVVARLMGVPVVCHVRFRIERGFAQWAFGGRRCPDALMWTSKSQQDACQDAVVGIVSEERQHLVFLGVEPTQFNPQQGVRERIRREWNVLDHEIVIGTASHFEPRKRIPDFIELVRRLRARGLPVRGVYAGEPSIHFPNHASDVQQAHNLSGLGDRLLRLGKVKPIEPFYQGIDVFVSTSEMETFGNSVCEAMAASKPVVAYSGGSVHEVIGPVGQVVADRDLDALTNAVTVLVSHSNLRDEQGRLGRERVEHEFTPQIVAERFQTIHSLVHSYRTSSKSR, encoded by the coding sequence GTGCATTGCAACGAACATGATATCTATCCGTTCGGCAGGGTTGTCGCACGGCTGATGGGTGTGCCGGTTGTTTGCCATGTGCGATTTCGTATTGAACGTGGATTTGCCCAGTGGGCCTTCGGCGGGCGTCGCTGCCCCGATGCTTTAATGTGGACGTCGAAATCTCAGCAGGACGCTTGTCAGGATGCAGTGGTAGGAATTGTATCGGAAGAGCGGCAGCACTTGGTTTTTTTAGGTGTGGAACCAACGCAGTTCAATCCGCAGCAAGGCGTTCGCGAGCGAATACGTCGGGAGTGGAATGTTCTAGATCATGAAATTGTGATTGGAACTGCCAGCCACTTTGAACCACGGAAGCGGATACCGGACTTCATTGAACTCGTTAGGCGTTTGCGAGCTCGCGGGTTACCCGTGCGTGGAGTGTACGCGGGCGAACCGTCGATACACTTTCCCAATCATGCGAGCGACGTCCAGCAAGCCCACAATCTATCAGGCTTGGGCGACCGACTGCTACGATTAGGGAAAGTAAAGCCGATCGAGCCGTTCTATCAAGGGATTGATGTCTTTGTCAGTACTAGCGAAATGGAGACGTTTGGAAACAGCGTCTGCGAAGCAATGGCAGCATCCAAGCCGGTTGTCGCTTACTCGGGCGGTTCCGTGCATGAAGTGATTGGACCGGTGGGGCAAGTGGTTGCTGACCGGGACTTGGACGCTCTGACTAACGCCGTTACAGTGTTGGTAAGTCACTCTAATCTTCGCGACGAACAAGGCCGTCTTGGGCGCGAACGTGTGGAACACGAGTTCACACCGCAAATAGTTGCCGAACGGTTTCAAACAATTCATTCGCTGGTCCATAGCTATCGAACGTCCAGTAAATCTCGATAG